A section of the Ciona intestinalis chromosome 4, KH, whole genome shotgun sequence genome encodes:
- the LOC100182027 gene encoding nicotinamide riboside kinase 1-like isoform X3, with product MGKFHKSILVVGISGVSNGGKTTLANHLKEYFGWKQVHVKVLHQDDYYKEEVDIPVNKATGILNWDALSDLKALAEDSNDIENGVSGFQPKTSVLIIEGILLYNQDVVNKWMDKKYFLTLPYEEAKRRRKLRVYEPPDVPGMFDLSVWPMYLKHVDEIREVHKISGLQSKDAVFAFVKQDLKHAITKT from the exons ATGGGCAAGTTTCATAAAAGTATTCTTGTTGTTGGAATAAGCGG AGTGTCAAATGGGGGAAAAACTACTTTAGCAAACCAcctaaaagaatattttggtTGGAAACAAGTTCATGTCAAAGTGTTGCATCAAGACGACTAttataaa GAAGAAGTTGATATTCCTGTCAATAAAGCTACAGGAATATTAAACTGGGATG CTCTAAGCGATCTTAAGGCACTTGCCGAAGATAGCAACGATATAGAAAACGGAGTCAGCGGATTTCAACCGAAAACCTCAGTTCTCATAATTGAAGGGATCTTGCTTTATAATCAAGA TGTTGTTAACAAATGGATGGACAAAAAGTATTTCCTTACCTTACCATACGAAGAAGCCAAAAGAAGACGAAA GTTGCGAGTGTATGAACCACCAGATGTACCTGGCATGTTTGATCTTTCTGTGTGGCCAATGTACCTCAAGCATGTGGATGAAATACGTGAAGTTCATAAAATAAGCGGTTTACAAAGCAAAGACGCTGTGTTTGCATTTGTTAAACAAGACTTGAAGCATGCCATTACCAAGACCTAA
- the LOC100184393 gene encoding G2/mitotic-specific cyclin-B2-like, translating to MATTLANRLENQIQENLPAKHGAIIKKRTAIPTTRPALETIDNKKVLTSKAVGGAKQKMQLQKPTTTRNALKASNIPMKPRTTLQKSVQNKPTLKVNHNKVLSQPKALPTSQPIKQEIQKLLPSSVKDSPMLIGSPCKIDTDDLSSNIFDLNLKSNVENIDENDCENPQLCSEFVNDIYHYMLYLESESPIRRNYFKDTGFKPRVRCILVDWLVQVHHRFQLLQETLYLTIAILDRFLQVHPVPKVKLQLAGVTAMLLASKYEEMYAPEVSDFVYITDKAFTQAQILSMEILMLKTINFSLGRPLPLHFLRRNSKAGQVDATQHTLAKYLMELSLVDNDMCHVPPSQLAAGALCLSIKLLEDSEWTPTLEHYSTYTKEDLIPVVCHLAKNLKSAEKSSYQQAVKSKFSSHKMMKIARIDAVKGTMVEELAEQAASHKL from the exons ATGGCAACTACTCTTGCAAACAGACTTGAAAACCAGATCCAG gaAAATCTGCCCGCCAAGCATGGTGCTATCATCAAGAAAAGAACTGCAATCCCTACTACCAGGCCTGCTCTGGAAACCATTGACAACAAGAAAGTACTA ACATCCAAAGCTGTTGGGGGTGCCAAGCAAAAGATGCAACTCCAGAAACCAACAACCACCCGCAATGCACTGAAAGCAAGCAACATCCCAATGAAGCCGCGCACAACTCTTCAAAAAAGTGTGCAGAACAAACCTACTCTTAAAGTAAACCACAACAAAGTTCTCTCTCAACCCAAAGCGTTGCCAACCTCGCAACCTATTAAGCaagaaattcaaaaattgCTTCCCAGTTCTGTCAAAGATTCCCCTATGCTAATTGGCTCACCCTGTAAAATAGATACAGATGACTTGTCCTCCAATATCTTTGATTTAAACCTTAAATCCAATGTTGAAAATATTGATGAAAATGATTGTGAAAACCCACAACTGTGTTCGGAATTTGTTAATGACATTTACCACTACATGCTGTATCTGGAATCTGAATCTCCAATTCGAAGAAACTACTTCAAAGATACCGGTTTCAAACCCAGAGTGAGATGTATCCTTGTTGACTGGTTGGTCCAAGTTCACCACAGATTTCAATTACTCCAAGAAACCTTGTACTTGACCATTGCAATTTTGGATAGATTTTTGCAG GTACACCCGGTGCCCAAGGTAAAACTTCAGCTTGCTGGTGTGACTGCAATGCTTCTGGCTTCAAAGTATGAAGAGATGTATGCGCCAGag gTCAGCGACTTCGTTTACATCACAGACAAGGCTTTTACCCAAGCCCAGATTTTAAGCATGGAAATCTTGATGCTGAAAACCATTAACTTCAGCCTTGGAAGACCATTACCTTTGCATTTCTTGAGACGAAATTCCAAAGCTGGACAG GTAGATGCTACTCAGCACACCCTTGCTAAATACCTGATGGAATTGTCACTGGTTGACAATGACATGTGCCATGTACCACCTTCCCAACTGGCTGCTGGTGCTCTCTGCTTGTCCATTAAACTGCTGGAAGATTCAGAATGG ACTCCCACCCTTGAGCACTACAGCACCTACACCAAAGAAGACTTGATACCAGTTGTGTGTCATTTAGCCAAAAACCTCAAATCTGCTGAAAAGAGTTCTTACCAACAAGCTGTCAAGTCCAAGTTTTCAAGTCACAAAATGATGAAGATTGCAAGG aTTGATGCAGTCAAAGGCACAATGGTGGAGGAGTTGGCAGAGCAGGCAGCAAGTCACAAGTTATGA
- the LOC100186789 gene encoding uncharacterized protein LOC100186789 isoform X2 → MLQSTPLSFSVQVHTSSDQKAEWSQTECPAGDYRLLVPVLIPTYVPLPSKMFTKSVPVPYAVPLPIPIPAFLPTLCKNEEDFLSTCQSIKKEVSEDVLETELLEIADAIRTCAPPTNKKALPLTDRIDFNQSSVLESKGLNSTQENSTSLGLLFVETATNDSDHSQNNNNAKQVKQTTKTKTSTSNARQMSNTQSFKPLSRQLSASVCSSVPVNISSPHTNQSHNVEKNLGVKHHRKQQRSLSTNSQNKSMINDNVLTNFPLPRNQSTSIGMANPTHSGAVKRMQFPMHSAYSNSQTSTRNCNISAINYRDSTACNMNSGAVVSPEADFQGHSCMSRVPYVRDERFQHGYPTSVDLLEEAAASALMRLPRGESGWRNSNNQSQQNTEKKIPNLPVVHRQPPSTKHIHSGQYHYQNIPNLPENQQLVNLPLGDSYFHGATMRHLSPNDPGALNRIYLPTSLSEYQAPASSVFQMRPPHNRHSENTPITQQHRYFDNAPLSRMQHPPSNEPVLDTPDQVNFVLPRFLQYPPR, encoded by the exons ATGTTGCAATCGACTCCACTTTCCTTCTCAGTTCAAGTTCATACCTCCAGTGACCAAAAGGCAGAATGGTCACAAACTg AATGCCCAGCAGGAGATTATAGACTGCTTGTGCCAGTATTGATACCAACGTATGTTCCTCTTCCATCCAAAATGTTTACCAAAAGTGTTCCTGTGCCGTATGCTGTTCCACTTCCAATTCCCATCCCTGCATTTCTACCAACTCTTTGTAAAAATGAAGAGG attttttaagcACTTGTCaatcaattaaaaaagaaGTATCAGAAGATGTATTGGAAACAGAGTTGTTAGAGATAGCAGACGCTATAAGAACCTGTGCTCCACCAACGAATAAAAAAGCACTTCCTCTAACTGACAGGATTGATTTTAATCAGTCGAGCGTTTTGGAATCAAAag GTTTGAATTCCACACAAGAAAATTCCACCAGTTTAGGTCTATTGTTTGTGGAGACTGCTACAAATGACAGCGATCATAgtcaaaacaacaataacgCGAAGCAAGTaaaacaaactacaaaaacCAAAACTTCTACTTCCAATGCAAGACAAATGTCCAACACccaaagttttaaaccttTATCTCGACAACTATCTGCAAGCGTTTGTAGTTCTGTGCCAGTTAATATCAGTAGCCCTCATACCAACCAATCTCATAATGTTGAAAAGAATTTAGGTGTAAAACATCATCGTAAACAACAAAGAAGTTTGAGCACTAACTCtcaaaataaaagtatgatTAATGACAATGTCCTGACCAATTTTCCCTTACCTCGAAACCAATCTACCAGCATAGGCATGGCTAATCCAACTCACAGCGGTGCTGTTAAAAGAATGCAGTTTCCAATGCATTCCGCTTATTCCAACTCCCAAACCTCCACAAGAAACTGTAATATTTCTGCTATTAACTATCGTGATTCAACTGCGTGTAACATGAACTCTGGTGCAGTAGTCTCACCTGAAGCAGATTTTCAGGGGCATTCCTGCATGAGTAGAGTGCCTTATGTAAGAGACGAACGTTTTCAACATGGTTACCCAACCTCAGTTGATCTCCTTGAGGAAGCTGCAGCATCAGCACTTATGAGGCTTCCGCGCGGCGAATCAGGTTGGAGAAACAGCAACAATCAATCTCAACAAAACACAGAAAAGAAAATACCAAACTTACCTGTGGTTCACCGTCAACCTCCCAGTACCAAGCATATACACAGTGGTCAATACCATTATCAAAATATTCCTAACTTACCTGAAAATCAGCAACTTGTTAATTTACCATTGGGTGATTCTTATTTTCATGGTGCGACTATGAGACACTTATCCCCTAATGATCCAGGTGCTTTAAATCGTATTTACCTACCTACATCATTATCAGAATACCAAGCACCAGCAAGTAGTGTATTTCAAATGAGACCGCCACACAATAGACACTCAGAAAACACTCCCATAACACAACAACACAGGTATTTCGATAACGCTCCATTAAGTAGAATGCAACACCCTCCATCAAATGAACCAGTATTAGATACACCTGATCAAGTCAACTTTGTTTTACCACGCTTCCTTCAGTATCCACCAAGGTGA
- the LOC100182027 gene encoding nicotinamide riboside kinase 1-like isoform X2, protein MKYSGQNNRVSNGGKTTLANHLKEYFGWKQVHVKVLHQDDYYKEEVDIPVNKATGILNWDVLEAFDCKSFVENFDSALSDLKALAEDSNDIENGVSGFQPKTSVLIIEGILLYNQDVVNKWMDKKYFLTLPYEEAKRRRKLRVYEPPDVPGMFDLSVWPMYLKHVDEIREVHKISGLQSKDAVFAFVKQDLKHAITKT, encoded by the exons ATGAAGTACTCAGGACAGAACAACAG AGTGTCAAATGGGGGAAAAACTACTTTAGCAAACCAcctaaaagaatattttggtTGGAAACAAGTTCATGTCAAAGTGTTGCATCAAGACGACTAttataaa GAAGAAGTTGATATTCCTGTCAATAAAGCTACAGGAATATTAAACTGGGATG TTTTAGAAGCATTTGATTGCAAGtcttttgttgaaaattttgATTCAGCTCTAAGCGATCTTAAGGCACTTGCCGAAGATAGCAACGATATAGAAAACGGAGTCAGCGGATTTCAACCGAAAACCTCAGTTCTCATAATTGAAGGGATCTTGCTTTATAATCAAGA TGTTGTTAACAAATGGATGGACAAAAAGTATTTCCTTACCTTACCATACGAAGAAGCCAAAAGAAGACGAAA GTTGCGAGTGTATGAACCACCAGATGTACCTGGCATGTTTGATCTTTCTGTGTGGCCAATGTACCTCAAGCATGTGGATGAAATACGTGAAGTTCATAAAATAAGCGGTTTACAAAGCAAAGACGCTGTGTTTGCATTTGTTAAACAAGACTTGAAGCATGCCATTACCAAGACCTAA
- the LOC100182027 gene encoding nicotinamide riboside kinase 1-like isoform X1: protein MGKFHKSILVVGISGVSNGGKTTLANHLKEYFGWKQVHVKVLHQDDYYKEEVDIPVNKATGILNWDVLEAFDCKSFVENFDSALSDLKALAEDSNDIENGVSGFQPKTSVLIIEGILLYNQDVVNKWMDKKYFLTLPYEEAKRRRKLRVYEPPDVPGMFDLSVWPMYLKHVDEIREVHKISGLQSKDAVFAFVKQDLKHAITKT, encoded by the exons ATGGGCAAGTTTCATAAAAGTATTCTTGTTGTTGGAATAAGCGG AGTGTCAAATGGGGGAAAAACTACTTTAGCAAACCAcctaaaagaatattttggtTGGAAACAAGTTCATGTCAAAGTGTTGCATCAAGACGACTAttataaa GAAGAAGTTGATATTCCTGTCAATAAAGCTACAGGAATATTAAACTGGGATG TTTTAGAAGCATTTGATTGCAAGtcttttgttgaaaattttgATTCAGCTCTAAGCGATCTTAAGGCACTTGCCGAAGATAGCAACGATATAGAAAACGGAGTCAGCGGATTTCAACCGAAAACCTCAGTTCTCATAATTGAAGGGATCTTGCTTTATAATCAAGA TGTTGTTAACAAATGGATGGACAAAAAGTATTTCCTTACCTTACCATACGAAGAAGCCAAAAGAAGACGAAA GTTGCGAGTGTATGAACCACCAGATGTACCTGGCATGTTTGATCTTTCTGTGTGGCCAATGTACCTCAAGCATGTGGATGAAATACGTGAAGTTCATAAAATAAGCGGTTTACAAAGCAAAGACGCTGTGTTTGCATTTGTTAAACAAGACTTGAAGCATGCCATTACCAAGACCTAA
- the LOC100186789 gene encoding uncharacterized protein LOC100186789 isoform X1, translated as MLRLLSSGSEEEEEIIPQVAKRKRSRSVLKLSSDEDDPEDTAAQLDSTVTSTEHDDSAHRKQFVHGASTAKTYPCCVIKRSDVYKVKVQKKNSKKVQVGLEDKKDVMLQSTPLSFSVQVHTSSDQKAEWSQTECPAGDYRLLVPVLIPTYVPLPSKMFTKSVPVPYAVPLPIPIPAFLPTLCKNEEDFLSTCQSIKKEVSEDVLETELLEIADAIRTCAPPTNKKALPLTDRIDFNQSSVLESKGLNSTQENSTSLGLLFVETATNDSDHSQNNNNAKQVKQTTKTKTSTSNARQMSNTQSFKPLSRQLSASVCSSVPVNISSPHTNQSHNVEKNLGVKHHRKQQRSLSTNSQNKSMINDNVLTNFPLPRNQSTSIGMANPTHSGAVKRMQFPMHSAYSNSQTSTRNCNISAINYRDSTACNMNSGAVVSPEADFQGHSCMSRVPYVRDERFQHGYPTSVDLLEEAAASALMRLPRGESGWRNSNNQSQQNTEKKIPNLPVVHRQPPSTKHIHSGQYHYQNIPNLPENQQLVNLPLGDSYFHGATMRHLSPNDPGALNRIYLPTSLSEYQAPASSVFQMRPPHNRHSENTPITQQHRYFDNAPLSRMQHPPSNEPVLDTPDQVNFVLPRFLQYPPR; from the exons atgttgagGCTGCTGAGCTCGGGAagtgaagaagaagaagaaataaTTCCTCAAGTTGCTAAAAGGAAACGATCACGATCCGTGCTCAAACTTAGCTCAGAT gaagATGACCCAGAGGACACTGCAGCACAATTGGATAGTACGGTTACATCAACAGAGCATGATGATTCAGCCCATCGG AAGCAATTTGTGCATGGTGCATCAACTGCAAAGACATATCCATGCTGTGTTATAAAAAGAAGTGATGTTTACAAAGTAAAAGTGCAGAAg aaaaacagtaaaaaagttCAAGTTGGACTAGAAGACAAAAAAGACGTGATGTTGCAATCGACTCCACTTTCCTTCTCAGTTCAAGTTCATACCTCCAGTGACCAAAAGGCAGAATGGTCACAAACTg AATGCCCAGCAGGAGATTATAGACTGCTTGTGCCAGTATTGATACCAACGTATGTTCCTCTTCCATCCAAAATGTTTACCAAAAGTGTTCCTGTGCCGTATGCTGTTCCACTTCCAATTCCCATCCCTGCATTTCTACCAACTCTTTGTAAAAATGAAGAGG attttttaagcACTTGTCaatcaattaaaaaagaaGTATCAGAAGATGTATTGGAAACAGAGTTGTTAGAGATAGCAGACGCTATAAGAACCTGTGCTCCACCAACGAATAAAAAAGCACTTCCTCTAACTGACAGGATTGATTTTAATCAGTCGAGCGTTTTGGAATCAAAag GTTTGAATTCCACACAAGAAAATTCCACCAGTTTAGGTCTATTGTTTGTGGAGACTGCTACAAATGACAGCGATCATAgtcaaaacaacaataacgCGAAGCAAGTaaaacaaactacaaaaacCAAAACTTCTACTTCCAATGCAAGACAAATGTCCAACACccaaagttttaaaccttTATCTCGACAACTATCTGCAAGCGTTTGTAGTTCTGTGCCAGTTAATATCAGTAGCCCTCATACCAACCAATCTCATAATGTTGAAAAGAATTTAGGTGTAAAACATCATCGTAAACAACAAAGAAGTTTGAGCACTAACTCtcaaaataaaagtatgatTAATGACAATGTCCTGACCAATTTTCCCTTACCTCGAAACCAATCTACCAGCATAGGCATGGCTAATCCAACTCACAGCGGTGCTGTTAAAAGAATGCAGTTTCCAATGCATTCCGCTTATTCCAACTCCCAAACCTCCACAAGAAACTGTAATATTTCTGCTATTAACTATCGTGATTCAACTGCGTGTAACATGAACTCTGGTGCAGTAGTCTCACCTGAAGCAGATTTTCAGGGGCATTCCTGCATGAGTAGAGTGCCTTATGTAAGAGACGAACGTTTTCAACATGGTTACCCAACCTCAGTTGATCTCCTTGAGGAAGCTGCAGCATCAGCACTTATGAGGCTTCCGCGCGGCGAATCAGGTTGGAGAAACAGCAACAATCAATCTCAACAAAACACAGAAAAGAAAATACCAAACTTACCTGTGGTTCACCGTCAACCTCCCAGTACCAAGCATATACACAGTGGTCAATACCATTATCAAAATATTCCTAACTTACCTGAAAATCAGCAACTTGTTAATTTACCATTGGGTGATTCTTATTTTCATGGTGCGACTATGAGACACTTATCCCCTAATGATCCAGGTGCTTTAAATCGTATTTACCTACCTACATCATTATCAGAATACCAAGCACCAGCAAGTAGTGTATTTCAAATGAGACCGCCACACAATAGACACTCAGAAAACACTCCCATAACACAACAACACAGGTATTTCGATAACGCTCCATTAAGTAGAATGCAACACCCTCCATCAAATGAACCAGTATTAGATACACCTGATCAAGTCAACTTTGTTTTACCACGCTTCCTTCAGTATCCACCAAGGTGA
- the LOC108949427 gene encoding uncharacterized protein LOC108949427, giving the protein MALFNTPTKNQLIKNAQEKIDTFVFMSVNVNNINSGWMTEVSLIAVQVNQLKSVQLEANPMPRICDKLTLTIDPCLPMEDHLCFLSKTNNKLVQEAMKKGFDHNVFKLIQFFLQRQFGQVCLLSHNGFRHDFQILQLELDKLEMSVGLINSDEVWCADSLWTYKEIDNQNNVGANTVWGTGASILDMFSYTLGSVYCRYLNKPMEIKQTAEEKNLCLVELVCCTLDLFLKNICCKKFAFVNRAHRSCMPTSPAVNHLSVNHCVSEQMTQTYIFLDLETTGLVNPQITEFCMLAVHANSLKCAPANIKTPRVTDKLVAVVDPLTQIQQRASEITGLTNRSIENNHKLPFDSEFCFAIKHFICRQSGPVCLVSHNGDKFDFPIFRNSIEKLIDPSHLGQIFCADTLVGLKQLNQKEKGSNFNNQRFKPSFKLLDVYTRCCGDLMFNWHSAENDSFALMQITMCKPELLIWLDQNKVLFT; this is encoded by the coding sequence ATGGCGCTTTTTAACACGCCGACTAAGAACCAGTTGATTAAAAATGCACAAGAAAAGATTGACACCTTTGTTTTTATGTCTGTTAAcgtaaacaacataaactcTGGTTGGATGACTGAAGTCAGTTTAATTGCTGTTCAAGTCAATCAATTGAAATCAGTTCAACTGGAGGCGAATCCAATGCCAAGAATTTGTGACAAACTGACATTAACAATAGACCCATGTTTGCCAATGGAAGATCATTTATGCTTCttatcaaaaacaaacaacaaacttgTACAAGAAGCAATGAAGAAAGGTTTTGATCATAATGTGTTCAAACTTATTCAATTTTTCTTACAAAGACAATTTGGACAAGTTTGCCTGTTGAGTCATAATGGGTTTAGACATGATTTTCAAATTCTACAACTTGAGTTAGATAAGCTTGAAATGTCTGTGGGTTTGATCAACTCAGATGAGGTCTGGTGTGCTGATTCACTTTGGACTTACAAGGAAATTGATAATCAGAACAACGTTGGAGCAAATACTGTATGGGGTACAGGTGCTTCAATATTGGATATGTTCTCATATACCTTGGGCAGTGTATACTGCAGATACCTGAATAAACCaatggaaataaaacaaacagcaGAAGAAAAAAACCTTTGTTTGGTTGAGCTAGTGTGTTGTACACTAGacttgtttttgaaaaacatttgttgtaaaaaatttgCCTTTGTAAATCGTGCCCATCGTTCTTGCATGCCGACATCACCTGCTGTTAATCATCTATCTGTAAACCATTGTGTGAGTGAGCAAATGActcaaacttatatttttcttGATTTGGAAACTACAGGGCTTGTAAATCCTCAAATCACAGAATTTTGCATGCTCGCTGTACATGcaaattctttaaaatgtGCCCCCGCAAATATTAAAACGCCACGAGTAACCGATAAACTAGTCGCTGTGGTTGACCCGCTAACACAAATACAACAACGAGCATCTGAAATAACTGGATTAACAAATAGGTCCATTGAAAACAATCATAAATTGCCATTTGACTCTGAATTTTGCTTTGCTATCAAACACTTTATTTGTCGCCAATCTGGTCCAGTTTGCTTGGTTTCACATAATGGtgataaatttgattttccaATTTTTCGAAATTCAATTGAGAAACTAATTGATCCGTCACATCTTGGTCAGATATTTTGTGCTGACACACTTGTTGGTTTAAAGCAATTGAATCAAAAAGAAAAGGGCAGTAATTTTAATAATCAGAGGTTCAAACCATCATTTAAGTTACTTGATGTATATACGCGCTGTTGTGGAGATTTGATGTTTAATTGGCACAGTGCTGAAAATGACTCCTTTGCATTGATGCAAATAACAATGTGTAAGCCAGAATTACTAATTTGGCTTGATCAGAACAAAGTGCTCTTTACgtga